One region of Culex pipiens pallens isolate TS chromosome 2, TS_CPP_V2, whole genome shotgun sequence genomic DNA includes:
- the LOC120422948 gene encoding histone H2A gives MSGRGKGGKVKGASKTRSSRAGLQFPVGRIHRLLRKGNYAERIGAGGPVYLAAVMEYLAAEVLELAGNAARDNKKTRIIPRHLQLAIRNDEELNKLLSGVTIAQGGVLPNIQAVLLPKKTEKKA, from the coding sequence ATGTCCGGCCGTGGCAAGGGAGGCAAAGTCAAGGGAGCGTCCAAGACCCGCTCGAGCCGTGCCGGGCTGCAGTTCCCGGTTGGTCGGATCCACCGTCTGCTGCGGAAGGGCAACTACGCCGAACGGATCGGTGCCGGTGGTCCGGTCTATCTGGCGGCCGTCATGGAGTATCTGGCCGCGGAGGTGCTCGAGCTGGCCGGAAACGCCGCTCGGGACAACAAGAAGACCCGCATCATCCCGCGGCACCTGCAGCTGGCCATCCGGAACGACGAAGAGCTGAACAAGCTGCTGTCGGGAGTGACCATCGCGCAGGGCGGCGTCCTGCCCAACATCCAGGCCGTGCTGCTGCCCAAGAAGACCGAGAAGAAGGCTTAA
- the LOC120422944 gene encoding histone H2B produces the protein MAPPKSSGKAAAVSKSSGKASKNIVKGDKKAKKKTKRKESYAIYIYKVLKQVHPDTGISSKAMSIMNSFVNDIFERIAAEASRLAHYNKRSTITSREIQTAVRLLLPGELAKHAVSEGTKAVTKYTSSK, from the coding sequence ATGGCACCACCGAAATCTAGTGGAAAGGCTGCAGCGGTCAGCAAGTCCAGCGGCAAGGCGTCCAAGAACATCGTCAAGGGCGACAAGAAGGCCAAGAAGAAGACCAAGCGTAAGGAGAGCTACGCCATCTACATCTACAAGGTGTTGAAGCAGGTCCACCCTGACACCGGTATCTCGTCCAAGGCCATGAGCATCATGAACAGCTTTGTCAACGACATCTTCGAGCGTATCGCCGCCGAAGCGTCCCGTCTGGCTCACTACAACAAGCGGTCTACGATCACGTCCCGCGAGATCCAGACCGCCGTTCGTCTGCTGCTGCCCGGGGAGTTGGCCAAGCACGCCGTGTCCGAGGGCACCAAGGCGGTCACCAAGTACACTAGCTCCAAGTAA
- the LOC120422943 gene encoding histone H3-like isoform X1, with protein sequence MTGRGKGGKGLGKGGAKRHRKVLRDNIQGITKPAIRRLARRGGVKRISGLIYEETRGVLKVFLENVIRDAVTYTEHAKRKTVTAMDVVYALKRQGRTLYEVIEASSTTAKKMARTKQTARKSTGGKAPRKQLATKAARKSAPATGGVKKPHRYRPGTVALREIRRYQKSTELLIRKLPFQRLVREIAQDFKTDLRFQSSAVMALQEASEAYLVGLFEDTNLCAIHAKRVTIMPKDIQLARRIRGERA encoded by the exons ATGACTGGCCGTGGCAAAGGAGGCAAGGGACTCGGCAAGGGAGGCGCCAAGCGGCATCGGAAGGTTCTCCGTGACAACATCCAGGGCATCACCAAGCCGGCTATCCGCCGGTTGGCTCGTCGTGGTGGCGTCAAGCGAATCTCCGGTCTCATCTACGAGGAGACGCGCGGCGTGCTGAAGGTGTTCCTCGAGAATGTGATCCGGGACGCGGTGACCTACACGGAACACGCCAAGCGGAAGACCGTGACCGCGATGGACGTCGTGTACGCCCTGAAGCGTCAGGGACGCACGCTCTACG AAGTAATCGAAGCCAGTTCAACAACCGCGAAGAAGATGGCCCGTACCAAGCAGACCGCTCGCAAGTCCACCGGAGGAAAGGCTCCGCGGAAGCAGCTGGCCACGAAGGCCGCTCGCAAGAGTGCCCCGGCCACCGGCGGAGTCAAGAAGCCCCATCGCTACCGGCCCGGAACGGTCGCCCTGCGTGAGATCCGTCGCTACCAGAAGTCGACCGAGTTGCTGATCCGCAAGTTGCCGTTCCAGCGGTTGGTCCGCGAGATCGCGCAGGACTTCAAGACCGACCTGCGCTTCCAGAGCTCGGCCGTGATGGCCCTGCAGGAGGCCAGCGAGGCCTACCTGGTCGGTCTGTTCGAGGACACCAATCTGTGTGCCATCCATGCCAAGCGCGTGACCATCATGCCCAAGGACATCCAGCTGGCGCGTCGTATCCGTGGTGAGCGTGCCTAG